One window of the Halobacillus litoralis genome contains the following:
- the msrA gene encoding peptide-methionine (S)-S-oxide reductase MsrA, which translates to MSKRMKWLIVITAFIFVGIVVIPEAYSYLTKRNYESEAVTPDEIPDGYEVATLAGGCFWCMEPPFEKLKGIQGVVSGYTGGETENPTYEEVSSGKTGHIEAVQVYYDPNVISYEQILEVFWRQINPTDDEGQFVDRGFQYTTAIFYHSEEQKKAAEQSKQELASSERFEQEIVTPIDEAEKFYRAEEYHQDYYKKNEWRYDYYRGNSGRDEFLEETWGDDRQLELPKKQK; encoded by the coding sequence GTGAGTAAACGTATGAAGTGGTTGATCGTGATTACTGCTTTCATTTTTGTCGGCATTGTTGTCATTCCTGAAGCCTATTCATACTTGACGAAACGCAACTATGAAAGTGAAGCAGTCACCCCAGATGAGATCCCTGATGGATATGAAGTCGCCACCTTGGCTGGTGGGTGCTTTTGGTGTATGGAACCGCCGTTTGAGAAGTTGAAGGGTATCCAGGGAGTAGTTTCAGGTTATACAGGTGGGGAAACAGAAAATCCAACGTATGAGGAAGTGTCATCAGGAAAAACGGGGCACATAGAAGCCGTGCAAGTTTATTATGATCCGAACGTCATCAGCTATGAGCAAATTCTGGAGGTGTTCTGGAGGCAGATCAATCCAACAGATGACGAAGGGCAGTTCGTAGATCGTGGTTTTCAGTACACGACGGCAATCTTTTACCATTCAGAAGAACAAAAGAAGGCCGCTGAACAATCAAAGCAGGAATTGGCTTCTTCTGAGCGTTTTGAGCAAGAAATCGTCACTCCTATAGATGAAGCTGAAAAATTCTATCGTGCTGAAGAATATCACCAGGATTATTATAAGAAAAATGAGTGGCGTTACGACTATTATCGCGGCAATTCAGGGCGAGATGAATTTCTTGAGGAAACATGGGGAGACGATCGTCAACTTGAACTTCCA
- a CDS encoding cysteine hydrolase family protein — protein sequence MKQDTALIIIDMINKMDFDGGEYLLEHTLPMTERLHSFKKELKEEGLPVIYVNDNFELWQDNVSDLIDECKKGRGEPVIEQILPDEDDYFIIKPKHSGFFGTQLSILLEHLEVRNLILTGIAGDICVLFTANDAYMREYDIWVPEDCVASEQEDDNENALKIIRRSLFAETGKSTEVDRNEVFSH from the coding sequence ATGAAACAGGATACAGCGCTGATCATCATAGATATGATCAACAAAATGGATTTCGATGGGGGAGAATATTTATTAGAACATACCCTCCCGATGACAGAACGACTTCATTCTTTCAAAAAGGAATTGAAAGAGGAAGGATTACCGGTCATCTATGTAAATGATAACTTTGAGTTATGGCAAGATAATGTTTCTGATTTAATTGATGAATGCAAAAAGGGAAGAGGTGAACCAGTCATTGAACAAATCCTTCCTGATGAAGATGACTACTTTATCATAAAGCCAAAACACTCCGGCTTTTTCGGCACACAATTAAGTATACTTTTGGAACACCTGGAAGTCCGTAATTTAATTTTGACAGGCATAGCTGGGGATATCTGTGTGCTTTTCACAGCGAATGATGCCTACATGAGAGAATATGATATTTGGGTCCCAGAGGATTGCGTAGCGTCTGAGCAGGAGGACGATAATGAAAATGCTTTGAAAATCATTAGGCGTTCCTTGTTTGCAGAAACAGGGAAAAGTACGGAGGTAGACCGGAATGAAGTATTTTCCCATTAA
- the nadE gene encoding NAD(+) synthase, protein MEERIQYLTEWLQVKAKEAGADGLLVGISGGIDSAVVSYLIKRAFPNQSLGVILPIDQGVEDQTDALTLVEGADLDYVGIELTDAYETTYSTIKNRLNVKGDWNDEKSQLGGANLQARLRMSTLYAVGNNYNYLVVGTDNAAEDYTGYFTKYGDGGVDLVPLINLRKEEVREMAKVLGVPDSIIHKKPSAELWEGQTDEEELGMSYDTIDAYLRGETIDPEDERNLKERHEKTAHKRQIPAGPDKFKGA, encoded by the coding sequence ATGGAAGAAAGAATTCAATATTTGACGGAATGGTTACAGGTAAAAGCGAAGGAAGCAGGAGCAGATGGCTTACTTGTAGGCATTAGTGGAGGCATAGATTCAGCTGTTGTTTCATATTTGATTAAACGCGCCTTCCCGAATCAATCGTTAGGCGTGATTCTACCGATCGATCAGGGGGTTGAGGATCAAACGGACGCTCTGACACTTGTAGAAGGCGCTGATCTGGATTATGTAGGAATAGAGCTTACGGATGCATACGAAACTACTTATTCTACTATAAAAAATCGTTTGAATGTAAAAGGAGATTGGAACGATGAAAAGTCTCAACTCGGTGGAGCGAACCTTCAAGCGAGGCTTAGGATGAGTACCCTTTATGCTGTAGGAAATAATTATAACTATCTGGTCGTGGGTACGGATAACGCAGCAGAAGATTACACAGGGTATTTCACCAAATATGGAGATGGTGGCGTTGACTTAGTCCCGCTCATTAATTTGAGGAAAGAAGAAGTCAGGGAAATGGCAAAAGTATTAGGCGTACCGGACTCAATCATCCATAAAAAGCCGAGTGCGGAGTTATGGGAAGGCCAGACCGATGAAGAAGAACTGGGCATGTCCTACGACACCATTGATGCCTATCTTAGAGGAGAGACTATTGACCCTGAAGATGAACGAAATTTGAAAGAACGTCATGAGAAAACTGCGCACAAACGTCAAATACCGGCAGGGCCAGACAAGTTCAAAGGAGCGTGA